One genomic segment of Myripristis murdjan chromosome 20, fMyrMur1.1, whole genome shotgun sequence includes these proteins:
- the chrnd gene encoding acetylcholine receptor subunit delta: protein MKIQLLGSVLLLTLLSSVSGCWGRNEEERLINYLFKERGYNKELRPVERQQDAVDVYLALTLSNLISLKEADETLLTNVWIDHTWSDYRLQWNASDFDGIEMLRLPSSMVWLPEIVLENNNDAQFQVAYYSNVLVDPTGLCYWLPPAIFRSSCSINVNFFPFDWQNCTLKFTSLTYNAKEIRMLLKEEYDENQKYTVEWIIIDPASWTENGEWEVIHRPAKRNTYKHIPMESNKHQDITFYLIIKRKPLFYIVNIIIPCVLISFLASLVYYLPADSGEKMTLSISVLLAQSVFLLLISQRLPETSMSIPLIVKYLMFIMVLVTVVVLNCVVVLNLHFRTPSTHVMTEWTKRFFLEDLPRFLHMSRPAEAEPHWEGALPRRSSSVGYIAKAEEYYSIKSRSELMFEKQSERHGLTKRPTPAAVVEPPPDGELTEQLYGEIKPAVDGANYIIKHMHNKNDYNEEKDNWSGIARTVDRLCLFLVTPVMTLGTIIIFLMGLTNHPPPLPFQGDPYNYREENPRFSAL, encoded by the exons ATGAAGATCCAGCTCCTGGGCTCCGTGCTTCTGctcacactcctctcctctg tgtcagggtgctGGGGCAGGAACGAGGAGGAGCGTCTCATCAACTACCTGTTTAAAGAGCGAGGATACAACAAGGAGCTGCGGCCCGTCGAGAGGCAGCAGGACGCCGTCGACGTTTACCTCGCCCTCACCCTCTCCAACCTCATCTCTCTG AAAGAGGCGGACGAGACGCTGCTGACCAACGTGTGGATCGATCAT acatggAGTGACTACAGGCTGCAGTGGAATGCGTCCGACTTCGACGGCATTGAGATGCTGCGTCTGCCGTCCAGCATGGTGTGGCTGCCCGAGATCGTCCTGGAGAACAA TAACGACGCCCAGTTCCAGGTGGCGTACTACAGCAACGTGCTGGTGGATCCCACCGGCCTGTGCTACTGGCTCCCCCCCGCCATCTTCCGCTCCTCGTGCTCCATCAACGTCAACTTCTTCCCCTTCGACTGGCAGAACTGCACGCTCAAATTCAC CTCTCTGACCTACAACGCCAAGGAGATCAGGATGCTGCTGAAGGAGGAGTACGACGAGAACCAAAAGTACACGGTGGAGTGGATCATCATCGACCCCGCCAGCTGGacgg AGAACGGCGAGTGGGAGGTGATCCACCGGCCGGCCAAGAGGAACACCTACAAGCACATTCCCATGGAGAGCAACAAGCACCAGGACATCACCTTCTACCTCATCATCAAACGCAAGCCGCTCTTCTACATCGTCAACATCATCATCCCCTGCGTGCTCATCTCCTTCCTGGCCTCGCTCGTCTACTACCTGCCCGCCGACA gtggtgaGAAGATGACCCTGTCCATCTCGGTGCTTCTGGCTCAGTCCGTCTTCCTGCTGCTGATTTCTCAAAGGCTTCCAGAGACTTCCATGTCCATACCACTGATTGTCAA gtaCCTGATGTTCATCATGGTTCTGGTCACAGTGGTGGTCCTGAACTGTGTCGTCGTCCTCAACCTGCACTTCAGGACGCCGAGCACACACGTCATGACCGAGTGGACCAAgagg TTCTTCCTGGAGGACCTGCCCCGCTTCCTGCACATGTCCCGCCCGGCGGAGGCGGAGCCACACTGGGAGGGGGCGTTGCCGCGGCGATCTAGCTCGGTGGGCTACATCGCCAAGGCGGAGGAATACTACAGCATCAAGTCCCGCAGCGAGCTGATGTTCGAGAAGCAGTCAGAGAGACACGGCCTGACCAAGAGACCCACCcctgctgctg tggtggAGCCGCCGCCTGACGGGGAGCTGACGGAGCAGCTGTACGGTGAGATCAAGCCGGCCGTGGACGGAGCGAACTACATcatcaaacacatgcacaacaagAACGACTACAAcgag GAGAAGGACAACTGGAGTGGCATCGCCCGCACCGTGGACCGCCTCTGTCTCTTCCTGGTCACCCCGGTCATGACCTTGggcaccatcatcatcttcctcatgGGACTCACCAACCACCCTCCTCCCCTGCCCTTCCAGGGCGACCCGTACAACTACCGGGAGGAGAACCCGCGCTTCTCCGCCCTCTga